From a single Rutidosis leptorrhynchoides isolate AG116_Rl617_1_P2 chromosome 5, CSIRO_AGI_Rlap_v1, whole genome shotgun sequence genomic region:
- the LOC139849237 gene encoding uncharacterized protein produces MSWVKWDSILLSYMDWGLNIGSLKVNNWALLGKWWRRFCTKIDAFGLKIIKSIYGRGWGGGGLDNSNHNRIGIGHSPWKDIIRTGKDITKCGFNFNNNFSRTIGEGRNILFWEDQWIGDQFFKDKYPRIYRLEEVKNDKVCDRVSWVNSSPIMKWQWRRLQRDINDDELNSMVQDIACSIHNDNANDGWKWSVSGDGKFYTKELTAIHDKKLHGQITGVKETVGNRLLPQSLGIFVWRAKRRRLPVRVELDNRGIDLHTVRRPMCDEDVESTDHALVLCKHAFKVWERVYHWWGLGNFSSTSVSDLFNGECNNARGLNGNTLWQAVEWV; encoded by the coding sequence ATGTCGTGGGTCAAATGGGATTCTATACTCTTGTCTTATATGGATTGGGGCTTAAATATTGGGTCATTGAAGGTAAACAATTGGGCTCTTTTGGGAAAATGGTGGCGGAGGTTCTGTACCAAAATCGATGCTTTTGGGCTAAAAATAATCAAAAGTATTTATGGGCGGGGGTGGGGTGGGGGTGGGTTGGATAACTCAAATCACAATCGGATTGGAATTGGACACTCTCCATGGAAAGATATTATTAGGACCGGGAAAGATATAACTAAATGTGGCTTTAATTTTAACAATAATTTTTCAAGAACTATTGGTGAAGGCAGGAATATTTTGTTTTGGGAGGATCAATGGATTGGAGACCAATTCTTTAAAGATAAATATCCGAGAATTTACAGGTTGGAAGAGGTCAAAAACGACAAAGTTTGTGATAGGGTTTCATGGGTTAACTCGTCACCGATTATGAAATGGCAATGGAGGAGGTTACAACGCGACATTAATGATGATGAATTAAACTCTATGGTCCAGGACATAGCATGCTCGATTCACAACGATAATGCAAATGATGGATGGAAGTGGTCAGTTAGTGGTGATGGCAAATTTTATACCAAGGAACTAACTGCTATACATGATAAAAAGCTTCATGGGCAGATCACAGGCGTAAAGGAAACAGTTGGTAATAGGCTGCTACCTCAATCACTCGGCATCTTTGTATGGCGGGCTAAACGTAGAAGACTACCGGTAAGAGTGGAACTTGATAATCGAGGTATAGACTTACATACGGTTCGACGCCCCATGTGTGATGAGGATGTGGAATCAACCGATCATGCTTTAGTCCTTTGCAAACATGCGTTCAAGGTTTGGGAAAGAGTTTACCATTGGTGGGGTCTAGGGAACTTTTCATCTACAAGTGTAAGCGACTTGTTCAACGGAGAATGTAACAATGCAAGAGGGTTGAATGGAAACACTCTATGGCAAGCTGTCGAATGGGTATGA
- the LOC139847951 gene encoding uncharacterized protein, translating to MGGFLHLVDLKHGRMTRKIRVHKRNIGGAEAPRNSLDLPLGTYKGYYSPQDDELSRYQETHEWIESGYYPTEAPMKKLIGDEMTKRPKNKVNAPNIVARLMGVDTMPPDTKPVQQWSEKKPENTTRTVLKENLTRSSSVGSAPSPSKSFRLVSNDSFHLSEDSDLDEWSSGKKSKKPKPRQHPQEEELQKFKKDFEAWQSARFKECSKIVEHDTEITIPEQLIAQENLNKEKMVLYTNSSSKVEELRKSRSLKSEEKQSVLTRRKTITEDFEETVQYSAPTKIVILRPGLDNASYHEEPYASSSVVSDDRNDIEVFLEEVKERLKFELQGKTFKSGVVRGGGIETPYSERPSDPKKIAQRIAKQVRESVTKDLATNLVRSESTRSYRGEIQCSGTNSPEFISRDTRRLLSERLRNVLKKQSHNIDKITNDDEIKVEIDMNMKMSDQRNLSPINLVRSMSAPVSGTSFGKLLLEDRNVVTGAHIRRKHEASEKLAMKVKKHTKDKFNLKERVSNLKHNLTLRGKLFRRKIHSSSSSEFRDNDRSFVKDIMNGHTVMMNFADRPANATEVPPSPASVCSSMHDDLYRAAYCASPATPGAFMPEDNDLPQAFRDISSNLNELRKQLHELENGQSEETAFEEQLDESVMAEVEDEDEDEDEAYIQDLLYASGLYNNSFDQSLTRWDTFAKPISNRVFEQVEAYYKNKTNSKVLFDLLNEVLSKVLAPPTHLSKLCSKLVRLPCGNALLDQVWEMLHEYLHPTVDESFYFFDTMVARDFQVLPWSELVNEDVDVLVKEFERQILSDLVEETVKDMRGVYGSFKV from the exons ATGGGAGGATTCTTACATCTCGTAGATTTAAAACACGGACGGATGACTAGAAAAATCAGAGTACATAAGAGAAATATTGGTG GTGCAGAGGCTCCACGCAACAGTTTAGATCTTCCTTTGGGAACTTACAAGGGCTATTATTCTCCACAAGATGATGAACTG TCAAGGTATCAAGAGACACATGAGTGGATTGAGTCGGGCTATTATCCAACCGAGGCTCCAATGAAGAAGTTAATAGGTGACGAAATGACCAAAAGACCAAAGAACAAAGTTAACGCTCCAAATATCGTGGCTCGTCTAATGGGTGTCGATACAATGCCCCCGGATACAAAACCAGTACAACAATGGTCcgaaaaaaaacccgaaaatacaacACGCACCGTTTTAAAAGAAAACCTAACTCGAAGTAGCTCCGTGGGCTCCGCTCCATCCCCTTCAAAATCGTTTCGACTAGTAAGTAACGATTCATTTCACTTATCGGAAGATAGTGATCTCGATGAATGGAGCAGTGGCAAAAAGTCAAAAAAACCGAAGCCACGTCAGCACCCGCAAGAGGAAGAATTACAAAAATTTAAGAAAGATTTTGAAGCGTGGCAATCGGCTAGGTTTAAAGAGTGTTCAAAGATCGTTGAACATGATACCGAAATTACCATTCCCGAGCAGTTAATAGCTCAAGAAAACCTCAACAAGGAAAAAATGGTTCTGTATACAAATTCATCATCGAAAGTCGAAGAACTGAGAAAATCGCGCTCGTTAAAATCAGAAGAAAAACAGTCGGTTCTTACAAGAAGGAAAACAATAACCGAAGATTTCGAGGAAACTGTGCAATATTCTGCACCAACTAAAATAGTAATCTTGAGGCCGGGGTTGGATAATGCTAGTTATCACGAAGAACCGTATGCCAGCTCGTCGGTTGTTTCTGATGATAGAAACGATATCGAAGTTTTTCTTGAGGAAGTTAAAGAACGGTTAAAATTCGAGTTACAAGGAAAAACGTTTAAAAGTGGAGTCGTTCGAGGAGGTGGAATCGAGACACCGTACAGCGAGAGACCTTCGGATCCGAAAAAAATCGCGCAACGAATAGCAAAACAGGTTCGAGAAAGCGTTACGAAAGATCTAGCAACGAATTTGGTTCGTTCTGAATCAACGAGATCTTATCGAGGTGAGATTCAGTGCAGCGGAACAAATTCACCCGAATTTATCAGCCGAGATACGAGAAGGCTTCTATCAGAaagattaaggaatgttttaaagaAACAATCGCATAATATTGATAAGATAACGAATGATGATGAAATAAAAGTCGAAATTGATATGAATATGAAGATGAGTGATCAAAGGAATTTGTCTCCAATTAATCTTGTTAGATCTATGTCAGCACCGGTTTCAGGAACGTCGTTTGGAAAGCTTCTTCTAGAAGATCGAAACGTTGTAACGGGGGCCCACATTCGAAGGAAGCATGAAGCTAGCGAAAAGTTAGCAATGAAGGTAAAAAAACATACGAAAGATAAGTTTAATTTGAAGGAACGAGTGTCGAATTTGAAGCACAACTTAACACTGAGGGGAAAGCTGTTTCGGAGAAAGATACATTCGTCGTCTTCTTCTGAGTTTCGCGATAATGATCGTAGTTTTGTAAAAGATATCATGAATGGACACACCGTTATGATGAATTTTGCTGATAGACCA GCAAATGCGACTGAGGTTCCACCTAGTCCTGCATCTGTGTGCAGTAGTATGCACGATGACTTGTATAGGGCTGCGTATTGTGCTAGCCCTGCAACACCGGGTGCATTTATGCCTGAGGATAACGATCTGCCGCAGGCTTTCAGAGACATAAGTTCCAACTTAAATG AACTAAGAAAGCAGTTGCATGAGCTCGAGAACGGGCAGTCAGAGGAGACTGCTTTTGAAGAACAACTCGATGAATCTGTAATGGCAGaggttgaagatgaagatgaagacgaAGACGAAGCTTACATACAAGACTTGCTATACGCATCTGGTTTATACAACAATTCATTCGATCAGTCTCTAACCAGATGGGACACATTTGCAAAACCGATAAGCAACAGGGTCTTTGAGCAAGTGGAAGCATATTATAAAAACAAGACGAATAGCAAGGTATTATTTGATTTATTAAACGAGGTACTTTCGAAGGTACTAGCTCCGCCTACGCACTTATCAAAACTTTGTAGTAAACTAGTGAGACTGCCATGTGGCAACGCGTTATTGGATCAAGTGTGGGAGATGTTGCATGAGTATTTACATCCTACCGTTGATGAATCGTTTTACTTTTTTGATACCATGGTGGCTAGAGATTTTCAAGTGTTGCCATGGTCAGAATTGGTCAATGAGGATGTTGATGTTTTAGTCAAAGAGTTCGAGAGACAGATTTTGAGTGATCTTGTGGAAGAAACGGTTAAGGATATGAGAGGTGTTTACGGAAGCTTTAAAGTGTAA